A portion of the Mesoplasma entomophilum genome contains these proteins:
- the sepF gene encoding cell division protein SepF: MKIKELLDKIKAKKVESGETDQALSDVNAYSIYDEEMKSTNEEVEYAKESELNTINQDIPSRRTEIIKPVSFSDAAKIADELKVNKIVLIDLSELEKTEKRRIIDFISGVIYINDGIYKKIEGNIYKILIRK; this comes from the coding sequence AAATTAAAGAACTATTAGATAAAATAAAAGCTAAAAAAGTTGAATCAGGGGAAACAGATCAAGCTTTAAGCGATGTAAATGCATACAGTATTTATGATGAAGAAATGAAATCTACTAATGAAGAAGTGGAATATGCAAAAGAAAGTGAATTAAACACAATCAACCAAGATATTCCTTCTAGAAGAACTGAAATAATTAAACCAGTTTCATTTTCAGATGCAGCAAAAATTGCAGATGAATTGAAAGTTAATAAAATTGTTTTAATAGATCTTTCTGAATTAGAAAAAACAGAAAAAAGAAGAATTATTGATTTTATATCAGGTGTAATATACATTAACGATGGTATCTACAAAAAAATTGAAGGTAACATTTATAAAATATTAATTAGGAAATAA
- the ileS gene encoding isoleucine--tRNA ligase: MKNVYKDTLLIGQTDFDMRAGLKDKEPVIQEMWEAKGIYDKKQKLNEGKPLFMLHDGPPYANGDLHIGHALNKTLKDMIIRWKNANGYLAPFIMGWDTHGLPIETAVTKMGIDRKKTPAVEFRNMCKDYALKQVANQANQFKRLGIFSNSDVKYVTLTHDFEVSELRLFQKMYEKEMVYKALKPIYWSPSSESALAESEIEYKDVKSPTIFVAMKIVEGNAKIDTDTEIVIWTTTPWTIPSNQMAAVGENIEYNIVKANNRKFILASSLVNKVAEQIGWETFEILETLKGPEIAGIKYAHPLYEQKINQIVIGHHVTDEAGTGIVHIAGGFGEDDYLIVKQHGLEPFAPIDDQGKFTNEIAEFNKELVGVFYEDANKIVGMDLDAKQRLLKLKFVSHSYPHDWRTKKPVIYRCTSQWFIGLDKAKDEILANVDKITTKPEWAKKRLYQVLEDRTDWTISRQRLWGVPIVAFYDENDKLVLNNEILAFAIDRIAELGTNSWFEKPADTFLPETYRNKNLRKEKDILDVWFDSGSSAIALSERFENLPLPYDLYLEGNDQYRGWFNASMINSTIYSGKSPYKKLISHGMTVDEKGNKMSKSLGNGIDPIEFANTQGADILRLWVASTDYTDDQKIGPEIIKQIGESYRKIRNTMRFILANLFDFDPSKDYQSDLTEVDRYALHNLSVIKNKASEAYDNLAYNQVYNLVVNYVTKDLSSFYLDFIKDILYIEQKDSLRRRQVQTVLYEQLWMLIDLLRPVLIHTIEEVYQSMVNLKKVESVHLLDNKKQDFIESDDFVNKWNNIMILRDDVNKALEIAREEKVINKGFEAVVKVCLKDEFKNIESTSELEKIFIVNSLNFTSDCSSLSEQKIAYVGVEPKQGAKCERCWGIFDTLINDEICERCNSVVKSL; this comes from the coding sequence ATGAAAAATGTTTATAAAGATACATTATTAATAGGTCAAACAGATTTTGACATGAGAGCCGGATTAAAAGATAAAGAACCAGTAATCCAAGAAATGTGAGAAGCAAAAGGTATTTATGATAAAAAACAAAAATTAAATGAAGGTAAGCCTTTATTTATGTTACATGATGGTCCACCATATGCTAATGGTGATTTACATATTGGTCATGCATTGAATAAAACTTTAAAAGATATGATAATTAGATGAAAAAACGCTAATGGATATTTAGCTCCTTTTATCATGGGATGAGATACACATGGATTGCCTATTGAAACAGCTGTTACTAAAATGGGTATTGATCGTAAAAAAACACCTGCAGTTGAATTTAGAAATATGTGTAAAGATTACGCTTTAAAACAAGTTGCAAATCAAGCTAACCAATTTAAACGTTTAGGTATTTTTTCAAATAGTGATGTCAAATATGTAACTTTGACGCATGATTTTGAAGTTAGTGAATTAAGATTATTCCAGAAAATGTATGAAAAAGAAATGGTTTACAAAGCCTTAAAACCTATTTACTGATCTCCTTCAAGTGAATCTGCTTTAGCTGAATCAGAAATTGAATATAAAGATGTTAAATCACCAACTATCTTTGTAGCTATGAAAATTGTTGAAGGTAATGCAAAAATTGACACTGATACTGAAATTGTTATCTGAACAACAACACCTTGAACTATCCCTTCAAACCAAATGGCTGCTGTTGGTGAAAACATAGAATATAATATTGTTAAAGCAAACAATAGAAAATTTATTTTAGCGTCGTCATTAGTTAATAAAGTGGCTGAACAAATTGGTTGAGAAACATTTGAAATTTTAGAAACTCTAAAAGGCCCTGAAATTGCAGGTATTAAATATGCTCACCCACTGTATGAACAAAAAATTAATCAAATTGTAATTGGACATCATGTTACTGATGAAGCAGGAACAGGTATTGTTCATATCGCTGGTGGTTTTGGCGAAGATGACTACTTAATCGTAAAACAACATGGTTTAGAACCATTTGCTCCAATTGATGATCAAGGTAAATTCACAAACGAAATTGCTGAATTTAATAAAGAACTAGTTGGTGTATTTTATGAAGATGCGAATAAAATTGTTGGAATGGATTTAGACGCTAAACAAAGATTATTAAAATTAAAATTTGTTTCACACTCTTATCCACATGACTGAAGAACTAAAAAACCAGTTATATACCGTTGTACTTCACAATGATTTATTGGTTTAGATAAAGCAAAAGATGAAATTTTAGCTAACGTTGATAAAATAACAACAAAACCAGAGTGAGCTAAAAAACGTTTATATCAAGTATTAGAAGATAGAACTGATTGAACTATTTCGCGTCAAAGATTATGAGGTGTACCAATTGTTGCATTCTATGATGAAAATGATAAGTTAGTATTAAACAATGAAATCTTAGCATTTGCTATTGATAGAATCGCTGAACTTGGAACAAACTCATGATTTGAAAAACCAGCAGATACATTCTTGCCTGAAACTTACAGAAATAAAAACCTAAGAAAAGAAAAAGATATTTTAGACGTTTGATTTGATTCAGGATCAAGTGCTATTGCATTAAGTGAAAGATTTGAAAACTTACCATTACCATATGATTTATATTTAGAAGGTAATGATCAATATCGTGGATGATTTAATGCATCAATGATTAACTCAACTATTTACTCAGGTAAATCTCCATATAAAAAACTTATTTCACATGGAATGACAGTTGATGAAAAAGGAAATAAAATGTCAAAATCATTAGGTAATGGAATTGACCCTATTGAATTTGCAAATACACAAGGAGCAGATATTTTAAGATTATGAGTAGCTTCAACAGACTACACTGATGATCAAAAAATTGGCCCTGAAATTATTAAACAAATTGGTGAATCTTACAGAAAAATAAGAAATACAATGAGATTTATTTTAGCAAACTTATTTGATTTTGATCCAAGCAAAGATTATCAATCAGATTTAACTGAAGTTGATAGATATGCTTTACACAATTTAAGTGTTATTAAAAATAAAGCTAGTGAAGCTTATGATAACTTAGCATATAACCAAGTTTATAACTTAGTAGTAAATTATGTAACTAAAGATTTATCTTCATTCTATTTAGACTTTATTAAAGATATTTTATATATCGAACAAAAAGATTCATTAAGAAGAAGACAAGTTCAAACGGTTTTATACGAACAACTTTGAATGTTAATAGATTTATTAAGACCAGTATTAATTCATACAATTGAAGAAGTTTACCAATCAATGGTTAACTTAAAAAAAGTTGAATCTGTTCATTTATTAGATAATAAAAAACAAGATTTCATTGAGTCAGATGATTTTGTAAATAAATGAAATAACATTATGATCTTAAGAGATGACGTAAATAAAGCATTAGAAATTGCAAGAGAAGAAAAAGTTATTAATAAGGGTTTTGAAGCTGTTGTTAAAGTTTGTTTAAAGGATGAGTTTAAAAATATTGAGTCAACATCAGAATTAGAAAAAATATTCATTGTTAACTCATTAAATTTTACGAGTGACTGTTCAAGTTTATCAGAACAAAAAATAGCTTATGTTGGTGTTGAACCAAAACAAGGAGCAAAATGTGAAAGATGTTGAGGAATATTTGACACATTAATTAATGATGAAATTTGTGAAAGATGTAATTCAGTAGTAAAATCATTATAA
- a CDS encoding dihydrofolate reductase produces MIKMIWAQTKDGVIGKDNSLPWSIKEEMQHFRNTTLNQNVLMGSNTFESMNFKGLPNRINYVLTRDIYKYKHLEADNLIFINNREEIINKFKGIESKDIFIIGGSQIYELFFEDCDEIIRSVIKNHFEGNIHIKNFNYDNFDKISIVEKEHFYVEYMSRRK; encoded by the coding sequence ATGATTAAGATGATTTGAGCACAAACAAAAGATGGAGTCATAGGTAAGGATAATTCATTGCCTTGATCAATTAAAGAAGAGATGCAGCATTTTAGAAATACAACATTGAATCAGAATGTATTAATGGGGAGCAATACTTTTGAATCAATGAACTTTAAAGGACTGCCAAATCGAATCAATTATGTACTAACAAGAGATATATATAAGTATAAGCATTTAGAAGCAGATAATTTAATATTCATAAATAATAGAGAAGAAATTATTAATAAGTTTAAAGGAATTGAATCAAAAGATATTTTTATAATAGGTGGTAGCCAAATTTATGAACTATTCTTTGAAGATTGTGACGAAATAATAAGAAGTGTTATTAAAAATCATTTTGAAGGAAATATACATATCAAAAACTTTAATTATGATAATTTTGATAAAATAAGTATAGTGGAAAAAGAACACTTTTATGTAGAATACATGAGTAGGAGAAAATAA
- a CDS encoding RluA family pseudouridine synthase: MKLIANVEKVRLDKYLVDALAESTEYSRSYIQTLIKDGNIKVNGNVETKQNFNLIGDIEIEITIPEVKSSTINPEKIDLDIVYEDDDILVVNKPNNMVVHPGAGNTEGTMVNALLGRDAEFLSTIGGIERPGIVHRIDKQTTGLLIVAKNDKSHQVLTEMLKNHEIYKEYVALVWGEIKEDKGIIDAPIGRHQNDRKKMMVTSKNSKYAVTNFDVIKRLDKTTLVKCAIETGRTHQIRVHFNFIKHPIVNDPAYGKLAEKQTDFGQMLHAYKLEFLHPITKEMVKLKAELPKEFTDKILQEGGVENDWKTI; encoded by the coding sequence ATGAAATTGATAGCTAATGTCGAAAAAGTAAGATTAGATAAATACTTGGTAGATGCATTGGCTGAATCTACCGAATATTCAAGAAGTTACATTCAAACTTTAATTAAAGATGGAAATATTAAAGTTAATGGAAATGTTGAAACAAAACAAAACTTTAACTTGATTGGAGATATTGAAATTGAAATAACAATTCCTGAAGTTAAATCATCAACAATTAATCCAGAAAAAATAGATTTAGATATTGTTTATGAAGACGATGATATTTTAGTTGTTAACAAACCAAATAACATGGTTGTTCACCCAGGTGCTGGAAATACTGAAGGAACAATGGTTAATGCCTTACTAGGCAGAGATGCTGAGTTTTTAAGCACAATAGGTGGAATTGAAAGACCAGGTATTGTTCATAGAATTGATAAACAAACTACAGGGTTACTAATTGTTGCTAAAAATGATAAGTCTCATCAAGTATTAACTGAAATGTTAAAGAACCATGAAATATACAAAGAATATGTAGCTTTAGTATGAGGTGAAATTAAAGAAGATAAAGGGATCATTGATGCGCCGATCGGAAGACATCAAAATGATCGTAAAAAAATGATGGTAACATCAAAAAATTCTAAATATGCAGTAACAAATTTTGATGTTATTAAACGTCTAGATAAAACTACTTTAGTTAAATGTGCAATTGAAACAGGTAGAACACATCAAATTAGAGTTCACTTCAATTTCATTAAACATCCTATAGTAAATGACCCTGCATATGGTAAGTTAGCTGAAAAGCAAACTGATTTCGGACAAATGCTTCATGCCTATAAATTAGAATTTTTACACCCAATCACAAAAGAAATGGTAAAATTAAAAGCAGAATTACCAAAAGAATTTACTGATAAAATTCTTCAGGAGGGTGGTGTTGAAAATGACTGAAAAACAATCTAA
- a CDS encoding holo-ACP synthase produces MIEKIGIDIVKNKRVNLRQSFLNKVLSSSELDKLQTILSKKSKIEFVAGRWAVKEAIIKTFNNDQKFVMSKIDIGYTEKTPIILNKELKNILISISHEKKYSVGMAVKQND; encoded by the coding sequence ATGATAGAAAAAATTGGGATTGATATTGTTAAAAATAAAAGAGTTAATTTAAGACAAAGTTTTTTAAATAAAGTTTTATCAAGTTCTGAACTTGATAAGTTACAAACAATATTATCAAAAAAATCTAAGATTGAATTTGTTGCGGGTAGATGAGCAGTTAAAGAAGCTATCATCAAAACTTTTAATAATGATCAAAAATTTGTGATGAGTAAAATTGATATAGGTTACACTGAAAAAACACCTATTATTTTAAATAAAGAATTAAAGAATATATTAATTTCAATTTCACATGAAAAAAAATACTCAGTTGGTATGGCGGTGAAACAAAATGATTAA
- the rpmG gene encoding 50S ribosomal protein L33 — translation MREKYILRCTECKNENYIGKNDKKKEKIEVKKFCSNCNKHELHKQKK, via the coding sequence ATGCGTGAAAAATATATTCTACGTTGTACAGAATGTAAAAATGAAAATTACATTGGTAAAAACGATAAGAAAAAAGAAAAAATAGAAGTTAAAAAATTCTGCAGCAACTGTAACAAACACGAATTACATAAACAAAAAAAATAG
- a CDS encoding lipoprotein, whose translation MKKLIALLGAVTLTASSASLVVSCGNSSVPAYDNFSKLADATRPTLNEDGEMQKNGSTLVYYIGAQDNLSSLSFEYALKEATNVGEDASLDEAFAKLNEANASDDNTFGGNFKNIGNVFETNDAYGEDGNLAQTNVTYNKKQNLWYFESQTELFTFSQQATSTKIEMHGTTVETVGDLWTDKATKKILNDWIKPSVARMVYSASYNPSSDKTKDKEKIKKVNEEINSRVEAIKNSKGPLFLIIRNGEFVGFLQGYEAYQDLWKSGDNTTIAKGKYKPDDLIQTFNESIKNVVNTKDIMTNTYSPTSESYDYDLSKNSKSNWNWKNWDNWVVRDSKSSESESGSETFSYNLNKY comes from the coding sequence ATGAAAAAATTAATAGCCCTTTTAGGAGCAGTAACTTTAACAGCATCTTCAGCTTCACTTGTTGTTTCTTGTGGAAATAGTTCAGTCCCAGCTTATGATAACTTTTCTAAATTAGCTGATGCAACTAGACCAACCTTAAATGAAGATGGTGAAATGCAAAAAAATGGTTCAACTCTTGTCTACTATATTGGTGCACAAGATAATCTTTCTTCATTATCATTTGAATACGCGCTAAAAGAAGCAACTAATGTTGGTGAAGATGCAAGTTTAGATGAAGCTTTTGCAAAATTAAATGAAGCAAATGCAAGTGATGATAATACTTTTGGCGGGAATTTTAAAAATATAGGTAATGTTTTTGAAACTAATGATGCATATGGTGAAGATGGTAATTTAGCACAAACTAATGTCACTTATAATAAAAAACAAAACTTATGATATTTTGAAAGTCAAACTGAATTATTTACTTTTAGTCAACAAGCAACTAGTACTAAAATAGAAATGCACGGTACCACAGTTGAAACTGTTGGTGATCTTTGAACAGACAAAGCAACTAAAAAAATATTAAATGATTGAATAAAACCTTCTGTAGCTAGAATGGTGTATTCAGCAAGTTATAATCCTTCTTCAGATAAAACTAAAGACAAAGAAAAGATAAAAAAAGTTAATGAAGAAATTAATTCAAGAGTTGAAGCCATTAAAAATTCAAAAGGTCCTTTATTTTTAATAATAAGAAACGGTGAATTTGTTGGATTCTTGCAGGGTTATGAAGCATATCAAGACCTTTGAAAATCGGGAGATAATACTACAATTGCTAAAGGTAAATATAAACCTGATGATTTAATACAAACTTTTAATGAAAGCATTAAAAATGTAGTTAATACAAAAGATATTATGACTAACACATATTCACCAACAAGCGAAAGTTATGATTATGATTTGAGTAAAAATTCTAAGAGCAATTGAAATTGAAAGAATTGAGATAACTGAGTTGTTAGAGATTCTAAATCATCAGAATCTGAATCTGGATCAGAAACTTTCTCTTATAATTTAAATAAATACTAA
- a CDS encoding lysophospholipid acyltransferase family protein: protein MTKEKEIIKTEAKKPVAKKSTSTDKTAAVKKTGTKKSTSTDKTAAVKKTTVKKVEVKENKTKPVETVEVFESKTVQEPKVKKSKKKKEKLKLNFWKMTYMWFPMWNMMRKAKKISKKNIKSPGYFSEEYCYNFVKKAAKRILYVSDITVKCEGIENWLDRGVILAPNHQSNFDPVALVALNNFYLQQPLAFIAKKELWEDKKFGRFVRLMDCIPLDRKNPRSALEAFKEGKELVVDFRRSLAIFPEGTRSHSQEVGEFQPAALKVAQMANAPVVPVTIINSYQVFSKNRPKHIEIKVVFGKPIMPLKHISLKTEDLTKNTRKVVVENMEKWADKEMLLDHKIINKINLKNREDFKKSGKTKAKKAKDKKKIKDIFKVVD, encoded by the coding sequence ATGACTAAAGAAAAAGAAATTATTAAAACTGAAGCTAAAAAACCTGTGGCTAAAAAAAGTACATCAACTGACAAAACAGCAGCAGTTAAAAAAACTGGGACTAAAAAAAGTACATCAACTGACAAAACAGCAGCAGTTAAAAAAACAACTGTAAAAAAAGTTGAAGTTAAAGAAAATAAAACAAAACCAGTTGAAACTGTTGAAGTGTTTGAATCAAAAACAGTTCAAGAACCAAAAGTTAAAAAATCAAAAAAGAAAAAAGAAAAATTAAAATTAAATTTTTGAAAAATGACATACATGTGGTTCCCAATGTGAAACATGATGCGTAAAGCAAAGAAAATTAGCAAAAAAAATATCAAAAGTCCAGGATACTTTTCAGAAGAATATTGTTATAATTTTGTAAAAAAAGCTGCAAAAAGAATATTGTATGTTTCAGATATTACAGTTAAATGTGAAGGAATTGAAAATTGATTAGATCGTGGTGTTATTTTAGCTCCTAATCATCAATCAAACTTTGATCCAGTAGCTCTTGTTGCTTTAAATAACTTTTACTTACAACAACCATTAGCATTCATTGCTAAAAAAGAATTATGAGAAGATAAAAAGTTTGGTAGATTTGTACGTTTAATGGATTGTATACCATTAGATAGAAAAAACCCAAGAAGTGCATTAGAGGCTTTCAAAGAAGGAAAAGAATTAGTTGTTGATTTTAGACGTTCATTGGCTATATTCCCTGAAGGAACAAGAAGTCATTCACAAGAAGTGGGTGAATTTCAACCAGCAGCATTAAAAGTAGCTCAAATGGCTAATGCCCCTGTTGTTCCTGTAACAATCATTAACTCATACCAAGTATTTAGTAAAAACAGACCAAAACATATTGAAATTAAAGTTGTGTTTGGCAAACCAATCATGCCTTTAAAACATATCTCATTAAAAACAGAAGACTTAACAAAAAATACAAGAAAAGTTGTTGTTGAAAATATGGAAAAATGAGCTGATAAAGAAATGTTATTAGATCACAAGATAATAAATAAAATTAATTTAAAAAATAGAGAAGATTTTAAAAAATCAGGCAAAACAAAAGCTAAAAAAGCAAAAGATAAGAAAAAAATTAAAGACATATTTAAAGTTGTTGATTAA
- a CDS encoding signal peptidase II — MFKNWINNFVYGLKAYDFKWKFKLVVATPIMSFLILADWIVKWVVVATMQQKEEKQFIKGFLKLNFIINPGSAYGRNSNKIELAITLATVFVICLIVLFIFLNDKKWIITSSLLLAGGFANLLARSWAPFDEVNKVYGGVVDMFVWDFNFLGSSGYIFNLADMWVNIGIGFGAICFIIEIFHVFKPKKEKEMNKEVEINEIDS; from the coding sequence ATGTTTAAAAATTGAATAAACAATTTTGTTTATGGTTTAAAAGCCTATGATTTCAAGTGAAAATTTAAACTAGTTGTCGCAACCCCAATTATGAGTTTTTTGATTTTAGCAGATTGAATTGTTAAATGAGTTGTTGTAGCAACAATGCAGCAAAAAGAAGAAAAACAATTTATAAAAGGTTTCTTAAAATTAAATTTTATTATTAATCCTGGATCAGCTTATGGAAGAAATTCAAACAAAATTGAATTAGCAATAACATTAGCAACTGTATTTGTAATATGTTTAATAGTTCTATTTATATTTTTAAATGATAAAAAATGAATTATAACTTCATCACTTTTACTAGCTGGTGGATTTGCTAATTTATTAGCTAGATCATGAGCGCCATTTGATGAAGTAAATAAAGTTTATGGTGGAGTTGTTGATATGTTTGTTTGAGATTTTAATTTTTTAGGATCATCAGGCTATATATTTAATTTAGCTGACATGTGAGTAAACATAGGGATTGGATTTGGAGCAATTTGTTTCATAATTGAAATATTCCATGTATTTAAACCAAAAAAAGAAAAAGAAATGAATAAAGAGGTAGAAATAAATGAAATTGATAGCTAA
- a CDS encoding deoxycytidylate deaminase: MKREDFLSWEQFFMTVAKVCAMRSKDPSTQVGAILVNKLNQIISTGYNGFPRGVDDDKFPWTREGEWIDTKYPYVAHAELNAIVSARTNLTDCDVYVTLFPCNECTKIIIQAGIKKVFYLEDKYKDSNEVKASKKMLDAAQIEYKQINDFNVKVSIN; this comes from the coding sequence ATGAAAAGAGAAGATTTTTTAAGCTGAGAACAATTCTTTATGACCGTTGCAAAAGTTTGTGCAATGAGAAGTAAAGATCCTTCAACTCAGGTTGGTGCTATTCTTGTAAATAAATTAAATCAAATAATATCTACAGGTTATAATGGCTTTCCCAGAGGTGTAGACGATGATAAATTTCCTTGAACAAGAGAAGGGGAATGAATTGATACTAAATACCCATATGTAGCTCATGCCGAGTTAAATGCCATTGTGAGTGCCAGAACTAATTTAACTGATTGTGATGTTTATGTAACATTATTCCCATGTAATGAATGTACTAAAATCATTATTCAAGCAGGTATTAAAAAAGTATTTTATCTTGAAGATAAATACAAAGATTCAAACGAAGTTAAAGCGTCTAAGAAAATGCTAGATGCAGCACAAATTGAATACAAACAAATTAATGATTTTAATGTAAAAGTATCAATAAACTAA
- a CDS encoding alpha/beta hydrolase — MMSEYSTLAHKMIQMWNSSFSKIIKQREEAASLKINFVKAINNFNSTNRNSNKKLKIKEYKNPTSNFTILSKDGVKIVASVWLNPKPSNKWVIGVHGFNSGRFNVLYLTWHYRSLGYNIITFDFRNHGSSDSDVVTWGYKEKWDLMTIISWVTQNYKPEEIGLVGTSMGGFTVNYLALTEEKFVKENNIKWAISDSAYMSVSKLLRRMVANNAPKIFENYVNLVLEDMLKIYKNEYGVNLAELDFINLIEAKHKYIPIMYIHNRFDRVTNFLDSFKMHDVKNNIEESEANELIIYDTGINHTKSIIKFTEDYILRTTEFVKKHQI, encoded by the coding sequence ATTATGTCAGAATATTCAACATTAGCACATAAAATGATTCAAATGTGGAACTCAAGTTTTTCAAAAATAATCAAACAACGTGAAGAAGCTGCTAGCTTAAAAATTAATTTTGTTAAAGCGATTAATAACTTTAATTCGACTAATAGAAATTCAAATAAGAAATTAAAAATAAAAGAATATAAAAACCCAACATCTAACTTTACGATTCTTTCAAAAGATGGCGTAAAAATAGTTGCAAGTGTATGATTGAACCCTAAACCAAGTAACAAATGAGTAATAGGTGTACATGGGTTTAATTCTGGAAGATTCAATGTTTTATATTTAACTTGACACTATCGTTCACTAGGATACAATATTATAACTTTTGATTTTAGAAATCACGGATCAAGTGATAGTGATGTTGTAACTTGAGGTTATAAAGAAAAGTGAGACTTAATGACAATTATTTCATGAGTAACACAAAATTATAAACCAGAAGAAATAGGTCTTGTTGGAACAAGTATGGGTGGTTTTACAGTTAATTACTTGGCTTTAACAGAGGAAAAATTTGTTAAAGAGAATAATATTAAATGAGCAATCTCTGATTCAGCTTATATGTCAGTTTCAAAACTCTTAAGAAGAATGGTTGCTAATAATGCTCCAAAAATATTTGAAAATTACGTTAACTTAGTGTTAGAAGATATGTTAAAAATTTATAAGAATGAATATGGTGTAAATCTAGCTGAACTTGATTTTATTAATTTAATTGAAGCAAAGCATAAATATATACCGATTATGTATATTCATAATAGATTTGATCGAGTAACAAACTTTTTGGATAGTTTTAAAATGCATGATGTCAAAAATAACATTGAAGAATCAGAGGCAAATGAATTGATTATTTATGATACTGGAATTAATCACACTAAATCAATTATTAAGTTTACTGAAGATTACATTTTAAGAACAACTGAATTTGTAAAAAAACATCAAATTTAA